Part of the Methylomonas rapida genome is shown below.
TGTCATTGCATTGGAAGCTCAGCAGGTTGTCGCACAGAGATGTGTATAACGATGAGCGGTCTTCCGTGGGAACCCGTACTGCGTGTTGGAGGCTGGTATGCATTCCCACGCAGGAGCGCGGGAACGAGAAAAAAATTTGTTAATAGCCGCTTCGGGGTATTTGTACGGATGCCCCGATGAGTTTTCCGTTGCACTCGTCCGTTATTCGCGTAACGCGGTTGAGCGCAACGGTTTCTCACAAAACTATAGTGCCTAACGTTGAGTTAGGCGTTTGCATAGGACAAAAGATGATTAATATTTGTAATAGCAAGATTTCTAAGACGCTTTCTTTCTACAACGTCACCGCCGGAGTATTTTTCAAGAAATGGAAAAGGATGTTTTTTCATATCTTCGTGGTATGCGTACTTGTGCCAAGCCTCCAAGAATGCCTTGCGGTTGAAGCCAAGAAACCTACTGAACTCCAGCACAGCGGACTCGTGAGCGGGGAAGGAAGCCATAAGGATGTCGTAAGTGGCATTGACAGAGTTAGATTCGGAGTTTCTCAGGTCGGACAAAGTTAGATCAAAGGCAGCTCGGAAGGTAGCGGCGGCGTTGGCTTGCCTAGTTTTAAAGTTGTTACGCCACACAAAATACGCGCCGATACAAGCAAGAATGAGAAGCGCAATGAAGTATTCGAGAGTCAAATGTTTATCCTTCTTGGGTTTATATTTGCGGTACTAATACCACTGTTTAGCAATTACAATCAAAACGCAGCACGAAAGCCTAACACCCGCAGCACGCGCGGCTTTGTAGTGAAGGCGTAGCCGCAACGGAAAAGACGTCGCTGTGACTGCGATTGTTGGGCACTATTTTCCACCCGCCAAATCAATAAAGGTGCCTGTTGTATATGATGCTTCTTCGGATAGCAGCCAAAGGATTGCATTTGCCACTTCGATTGGCTGCCCGCCTCTCTTCATCGGCAAAGATTCTTTTATACGATCCACCCGCCCCGGCTCCCCACCATCAGCATGCATATCAGTATAAATAAATGCAGGGCGTACAGCGTTAACCCGAATTCCTTCTTCTGCAACCTCTCGGGACAAGCCTATAGTGAGCGTGTCAACCGCGCCTTTTGATGCTGCATAATCAACATATTCTCCCGCCGAGCCGAGTCTTGATGCGGCCGATGATACATTTACGATTGCTCCGCCATACCCGCCATGTTTTGTAGACATGCGCCTCACTGCCTCTCTCGCACACAGAAACGAGCCGAACACGTTCGCCGCAAAAATCCGATGAAGTCGCACTTCATCAATATCTTCGACTCTTATTTGCTTCTCAAGAATACCGGCGTTATTAACTAGCGCTGATACTTGCCCGAGTTCCTGATCTACGGTCTTGAATAGATCTTTTACATCCGACTCCCGCGAAACATCTGCCGCTACTGCAATCGCCTTACCTCCGGCTGACTTGATCTGATCGACAACGGCGTCAGCCGCTGTCTTATTCTTGTGATAGTTAATGCAAACGTCATATCCGCGTGCTGCCGCAAGAAGTGCGGTTTCCGCACCAATCCCGCGACTGCCACCAGTAACAACTAATACTTTACTCATGAAGAAGCATTGTCTCCCGATTCAGATGCCTAACAAGTAATTAAATGGTTCTGTATATCATCCCAAACTAACGGATATACAGGGCGACTTTAGCACAACACCCAACAAAAAAGGCCGGTTTCCCGGCCTTTTCCAAATCAAAACAACTTACTTCAACAACCCTTGCAACAAGCCAACCAGTGTTGAGTAAAGTATTTTTTGACGAAGCCCCAACGTTTCGAGTAATCGCAATCGCCCGGCGGCAGCGTCCAAATCGCGTGCAGATGATCCGGCAACAACACCAGCGCATCGACCGAGAACGGCCATTGTTGTTGGCAAGCCCGAATCGCCGAGCGTAGCAAATCCCGAGCGGCATCATTTGCCAAAATCAGCGCCCGCCGTTCCGTCACCAACGTAAAAAAGTAAGAGCCGCCCGGCACATAACAACGCCGATAATTTGCCATCGCATCACACGATTAAAAAAACAAAGTTTGAATTGTGGACGGATTTAATCCGGTCGCCAATTCCAAGGGTACGCATTGCGTACCATTTGGAGGTTGTCCCGGTGGTAAAAGCCAAAAGGTACGCGGTGCGTACCTACGGGGCTGCACATTGCTTGATATATTTCCCAAATACTTTCTGGAAACTGACTACTTTTTCAAGCATCCATAAATGATATTGTTCCCAGCTTTCCTGATTGGATAGATTGCCTTTGCTGATAAGCTTGATTCTGCTTGCTTTTTTTTCTGGCAATTCTTCCCACACCAATTGCTCCGCTAAGTCGCTTTCTATCTTTTCTTTCTGTTCGCGCAGGGCTGAAAACAGTTGCTT
Proteins encoded:
- a CDS encoding SDR family oxidoreductase is translated as MSKVLVVTGGSRGIGAETALLAAARGYDVCINYHKNKTAADAVVDQIKSAGGKAIAVAADVSRESDVKDLFKTVDQELGQVSALVNNAGILEKQIRVEDIDEVRLHRIFAANVFGSFLCAREAVRRMSTKHGGYGGAIVNVSSAASRLGSAGEYVDYAASKGAVDTLTIGLSREVAEEGIRVNAVRPAFIYTDMHADGGEPGRVDRIKESLPMKRGGQPIEVANAILWLLSEEASYTTGTFIDLAGGK
- a CDS encoding REP-associated tyrosine transposase — protein: MANYRRCYVPGGSYFFTLVTERRALILANDAARDLLRSAIRACQQQWPFSVDALVLLPDHLHAIWTLPPGDCDYSKRWGFVKKYFTQHWLACCKGC